The Humidesulfovibrio mexicanus region GCGGGCTTCGAGGTCTACCATCTGCCCATCGCCGACGAGGAGGCCCCGGACCTGGCCGAGTTGGAGAAGGCGCTCGCCTGGCTGGACGAGGCCACCTATCTGGGCCGCAAGGTGTACATCCACTGCCGCCACGGCATCGGCCGCACGGGAACGGTGTTGAACGCCTATCTGCTGCGCCGGGGGTTGGGGCATTTGCTCGCCTGGCGCAAACTGCTAGGCCTGCGCTCCCAGCCCGCCAATTTCCGCCAGTGGCGCGCGGTGCGCCGCTACGGCAGCACGGCCCGGCGGCTCACCCTGCGCCAGCCCACCCTGGAGCACCGCTTCCAGGTGGACATGCGGCCGTTTTTCGCCGACTACGCGCGCCTGCTGGAGCAGGCGGCAGAAGAGGCGGCCCAGAGCGGCACGGACGGGGAGTGCGGCAAAACGCACGCACGTTGCTGCGAGACCCCGCCGCGCCTGACCCTGGCGGAGGCGGTGCGCGTCAACGCCGGGCTTGGGGCGGCCCTGTCCAGCGAGGCCCGCGCCAGAGCCATCGGCCGCGCCACGGAGCGGCGCCAGGGCGGCGGGCCCTGCCCCTTGCTTGAAAACGGAGCCTGCGCGGCCTTTGACCTGCGGCCCCTGTCCTGCCGGGTGCATGACCTGCCCGAGGCGCGGCGGCGCGCTTTGTGGGACCAGACCCTGGCCCCGGCGCTGCTGAAGCTCTCGCGGGAGGTATACCAGGCCTTGAGCGGGCAGTTCATGCCCGAGGGCTTTCCGGATTTTGGCATGGCGGACGTGGTGACCGGCCGCTACGTGCAGGCCTTTTTCGACTGGCAGCGGACCCATGCCGACACCGCCGCTGCCGCGGGCGGGGACAACGGCTAGGGCGCGCCGATGGCGTCCTCCACCACGCGCAGCACCTCGGCCGGGTCGAAAGGCTTGCGCACCGTGGCCACGGCCTTGGGTATGGCCATGTGGATGCCGGGCAGTCCGCTGATGACCACCACCGGGATGTGCTTGTATTCGGGCATTCGGGAATAGCGGTTGTAGAAACGCGGGCCCCATTCCTCGGGCATTTCCAGGTCCAGGGTGATGAGGTCCGGGTTCTCCTTGATGAGCATTTCCGTGGCCTGCACCCCGCCGGAGGCGCAGCAGGTGTCGTAGCCGCGGTCGCGGAAGATGTTCACCAAGTATTCCACGATGTCCGGATCGTCGTCCACCACAAGGATCTTCTTGGGGGCGTCCTGGGCCCTGGGCGGTTGCGCCGCGGCCAGGGCCGGGCGCTGCCGCATGATGCGGCGCACGGCGCGCCTGCGGGTGGCGCCGTCCATGGGCTGGGCCGGTGCCTGGGGCAGGCTGTGCGCCGGCCGGGCCTGCTCGGCCTCCTTGCGCGACAGGCAGTTGAGCCCGTCAACCATGATGTCGCGCACGGTGACCGAGTCGAGTTTTTCGAACATGGCCTGGTCGGCCGCCACCCATATGGCGCGGGTAAGGCAGTTCGCGGAGCGCGGGCAGGCCAGACGGTTGTGGCTGCACGCCAGCTGCGCGCTTTCGCCCTCCAGCACGCGGACGATGTCGCCCACGGTGATCTTTTCCGGCGGCACGGCCAGCAGGTGCCCGCCCTCGCGGCCGCGCAGACTGCGCACAATGCCCGCCCGCTGCAGCTCGCCCACCAGGCGCTCCAGGTACTTTGCGGAAATATCCTGCCGCAGGGCGGTTTCCGCCATGGAGACAGGCCCGTATTGTTCGTGCTGGGCGATGTCCAGCACCAGCCGCATCCCGTAACGCCCCTTGGTCGTCAGCCGCATACGCGTCTCCGTAGAATAAAAGCGTGTAAAAACAGTATTGTGTGACCATCGTGGCGGGCTTTTCCGCGCCCCTGAGATGTCCCAGGGTATTGAGTACAGCGTTTTCTGGAGCCCTTCAACCCACACCTGCAAAGTATGTTTAAAGAGTATAACCATACTTTTGTTGTAGGTAAACAAAAGGGGCGAAAAGGGCTTCCCACAAAGCGAATACTGTGGCAGAGTTGTGGGTGAAACTGCATTTGGTGAACGAAGAAAGGGCGGGTCGTGTCGGGCATGGCGCCGCCTTTGGCGCGGAACGTTCATTTTTGCCGAGTTTTTCAGTGTGAGCACATTACAAGTCGCACGAAGGCGTGCGGGAGGGTAAGCGGCATGCATCCACCAGCTTTGTGGGATTGGGAAACAGGACAGCGCGTGATCCTCGGGTCCTTGGAGCGGCCGGAGGGGGTCGCCTGGCTTGAGGAATTCCACGTCTCTCCGGATGGCGAGCGCGTGGGGGTCATTGTCGGCCTGGAGGAGGGCGGCGCGGGCGTCCTTGTCAACGGCGAGGCCTGGGAAGGCAGCTTTGACAAGGCCTGGCTGCCGCAGTTCAGCCCGGACGGACGTTTCACCGCCATCGTGCAGCAGGATGGCGTGTGGACCCTGGCCGTGGACGGCGAGACCTGGGAAGAGAGCTTCGATTATTTGTGGGGCACCCGTTTTTCCGAGGCGGGCGACGTCATCGCCGCCTGCATCCAGAACGGCGGCGAATACGGCGTCTGCACCGATGGCACGCCCTGGGAGACACTTTTCGAGACTGGCAGCCAGTGCGCCCTGTCGGCGGACGGCAAGTCCTCCGCCCTGGTGGTGCAGCTTGAGTCCCTCAAGCCCGCTGACACGGAGGCCTTCCAGAAGGGCGTGTTCGGCGTGGCCGTGAACGGCCAGGCCTGGGAGAAGCAGTTCGTCAACTGCTGGACCCCGGCCTTTGACGCCCAGGGACAGCGCGTGGCCGCACAGGCCCGCACAAGCCTCTACGACTACACCATCGTTGTGGACGGCACGCCCTGGAGCGAGTCCTACGGCTGCGTGTGGGAGCCCCGGTTCAACCCGGCCTCCGGCAAGGTGGTGGCCCCGGTGCGCCTGGCGAGCGGCTGGGGCATGGCCCAGGATGGTCAGATCATCTGGGAGCCCAAGTTCGTGCAGTGCTGGAACCATGTCATCAGCCAGGACGGCAAGACCATCGCGGCCATTGTGGCGCCGGAGTTCGGCTGCTTCTCCGTGGCCGTCAACGGACAGTCCTGGAGCCTGCGCTTCCCGGTGGTGACCGACCTGGTCGTGAGCCGCGACGGCGCGACCGTGGCCGCCCTGGGCTGCGTGGACAACGACGATTGGCAGGTGCTGGTCAATGGCCGCGCCTGGTCCGGCGTATGGGACATGGCCTGGACCCCGGTGCTGAGCGCCGCTGGCGGGCACGTGGCCGTCAAGGTGCGCAAGGGCAAGCGCGAAAGCGTTGTGGTGGACGGCAAACCTTATTCCCGCGATTTTGACCAGGTGTTTGCGCCCGCCTTCAGCCAGGATGGCAAGAAGCTGCTCATCCGCGGCATCGACAAAGGTTCCGTCGTGCGCATCGTGGCCGACGTGGGCCAGGCCTAACCCCGCCAAGGAGGAACCGACATGAATGCCGCGTATGAATTTGTCACCGGGCCGCTGGCCTGGGTCGCCTGGGGGATATTTCTCCTGGGATCGGCCTGGCGGCTTTTCTCCATGTACCAGTTGGCGAAAAAGAAGGAGGCCGCTGCCCTGGCCTTCATGAGCTGGGGCTACTCCCTGCGCTCCATCATCAACTGGCTCATTCCCTTCAACGCCCTGGGCTGGAAGAAGAACCCGGCCATGACCGTGGCCACCTTCGCCTTTCACATCTGCCTTGTGCTTGCCCCCATTTTCCTGGTGGCGCACGTCATGCTGTGGGAGCAGTTCTTCGGCATCAGCTACGTCACCATCCCCGATTCCGTGGCGGACATCATGACCATGCTGGTCATCGCCGTCTGCCTGTTTTTCGCCGGCCGCAGGATCCTGCAGCCCGAGGTGCGGTACATCACCACGCCCCAGGACTGGCTTGCGCTTGTCATCGTGCTCGCCCCGTTTTTGACCGGCTTTCTGGCCTACCATCAGCTGGGCGGCTACGATCT contains the following coding sequences:
- a CDS encoding phosphatase domain-containing putative toxin; the protein is MAATRSDVFPVTWITEHLGVGAAPMSHAALDSLRRQGVRAILNLCQEFTDLHEIESAAGFEVYHLPIADEEAPDLAELEKALAWLDEATYLGRKVYIHCRHGIGRTGTVLNAYLLRRGLGHLLAWRKLLGLRSQPANFRQWRAVRRYGSTARRLTLRQPTLEHRFQVDMRPFFADYARLLEQAAEEAAQSGTDGECGKTHARCCETPPRLTLAEAVRVNAGLGAALSSEARARAIGRATERRQGGGPCPLLENGACAAFDLRPLSCRVHDLPEARRRALWDQTLAPALLKLSREVYQALSGQFMPEGFPDFGMADVVTGRYVQAFFDWQRTHADTAAAAGGDNG
- the divK gene encoding DVU0259 family response regulator domain-containing protein, which translates into the protein MRLTTKGRYGMRLVLDIAQHEQYGPVSMAETALRQDISAKYLERLVGELQRAGIVRSLRGREGGHLLAVPPEKITVGDIVRVLEGESAQLACSHNRLACPRSANCLTRAIWVAADQAMFEKLDSVTVRDIMVDGLNCLSRKEAEQARPAHSLPQAPAQPMDGATRRRAVRRIMRQRPALAAAQPPRAQDAPKKILVVDDDPDIVEYLVNIFRDRGYDTCCASGGVQATEMLIKENPDLITLDLEMPEEWGPRFYNRYSRMPEYKHIPVVVISGLPGIHMAIPKAVATVRKPFDPAEVLRVVEDAIGAP
- the tmcD gene encoding electron transfer complex subunit TmcD → MHPPALWDWETGQRVILGSLERPEGVAWLEEFHVSPDGERVGVIVGLEEGGAGVLVNGEAWEGSFDKAWLPQFSPDGRFTAIVQQDGVWTLAVDGETWEESFDYLWGTRFSEAGDVIAACIQNGGEYGVCTDGTPWETLFETGSQCALSADGKSSALVVQLESLKPADTEAFQKGVFGVAVNGQAWEKQFVNCWTPAFDAQGQRVAAQARTSLYDYTIVVDGTPWSESYGCVWEPRFNPASGKVVAPVRLASGWGMAQDGQIIWEPKFVQCWNHVISQDGKTIAAIVAPEFGCFSVAVNGQSWSLRFPVVTDLVVSRDGATVAALGCVDNDDWQVLVNGRAWSGVWDMAWTPVLSAAGGHVAVKVRKGKRESVVVDGKPYSRDFDQVFAPAFSQDGKKLLIRGIDKGSVVRIVADVGQA
- the tmcC gene encoding TmcC family electron transfer complex membrane anchor subunit, producing the protein MNAAYEFVTGPLAWVAWGIFLLGSAWRLFSMYQLAKKKEAAALAFMSWGYSLRSIINWLIPFNALGWKKNPAMTVATFAFHICLVLAPIFLVAHVMLWEQFFGISYVTIPDSVADIMTMLVIAVCLFFAGRRILQPEVRYITTPQDWLALVIVLAPFLTGFLAYHQLGGYDLMIILHVVTGEIMLAAIPFTRLSHMVFAVFTRAYMGSEFGGVRHARDW